One region of Brassica napus cultivar Da-Ae chromosome A10, Da-Ae, whole genome shotgun sequence genomic DNA includes:
- the BNAA10G15770D gene encoding uncharacterized protein BNAA10G15770D, with protein MVVAETAEATMVFTTEGPRISFSADLSSSDSEGDYICINPENLLRGKEEQVKAGDFEFLSNTQTMLTAADELFSEGKLLPFWQAKHSEKLQNVTLKTKVVDVDEVEVVEEEEEDRKVVKEETVHNSTKEQENSNNRGSWFLDDDPSPRPPNCTVLWKELLRLKKQRNTKTTNTTTKASSTKASSLSPSSSSSSTSSSSSSIGDAVKEESEKKGKKGLERTRSVTMRIRPMIHVPVCTPSKPPLFPLRLHKNRVEKRT; from the coding sequence ATGGTAGTAGCGGAAACGGCGGAGGCAACGATGGTTTTCACGACGGAGGGACCTCGCATTTCCTTCTCCGCCGATCTGTCGTCATCAGACAGCGAGGGAGACTACATCTGCATCAACCCTGAGAATCTCTTACGGGGAAAAGAAGAACAAGTGAAAGCTGGAGACTTTGAGTTTCTGTCGAACACGCAAACGATGCTCACCGCCGCAGACGAGCTGTTCTCCGAAGGAAAGCTGCTTCCTTTCTGGCAAGCCAAACACTCGGAGAAGCTTCAAAACGTTACCTTGAAAACAAAAGTCGTCGACGTAGACGAAGTAGaagtagtagaagaagaagaagaagatcgtaAAGTGGTTAAAGAAGAGACTGTTCACAACAGCAccaaggagcaggagaataGCAATAACAGAGGAAGCTGGTTTCTTGACGACGACCCTTCTCCTCGTCCACCGAACTGCACTGTTCTGTGGAAAGAGCTTTTGCGGTtgaagaaacagaggaacaCCAAGACGACGAATACGACTACAAAGGCTTCGTCAACGAAGGCGTCGTCTCTCTCGCCGTCTTCGTCTTCGAGCTCGACATCGTCTTCTTCTAGCTCGATCGGGGATGCGGTGAAGGAGGAGAGCGAGAAGAAAGGTAAGAAAGGGTTAGAGAGGACGCGATCTGTGACTATGAGGATAAGACCAATGATTCATGTTCCTGTTTGTACTCCCTCTAAGCCTCCTCTGTTTCCTCTGAGGCTTCATAAAAACAGAGTAGAGAAACGAACTtga
- the LOC106371817 gene encoding ARM REPEAT PROTEIN INTERACTING WITH ABF2 isoform X1, translated as MEQQQPERREGRSFPERKGQKRKLEEGAAAAAEDREISTSTTTDGGGDAILNEIAAQVSVLNSAFSWQESDRAAAKRATQVLAELAKNAEDLVNVIVDGGAVPALMTHLQAPPYIDGDLAQKPFEHEVEKGSAFALGLLAIKPEYQKLIVDKGALPHLVNLLKRSKDCSTSRAVNSVIRRAADAITNLAHENSSIKTRVRLEGGIPPLVDLLEFSDSKVQRAAAGALRTLAFKNDDNKNQIVECSALPKLILMLGSEDAAIHYEAVGVIGNLVHSSPNIKKEVLSAGALQPVIGLLSSCCPESQREAALLLGQFASTDSDCKVHIVQRGAVRPLIEMLQSPDVQLKEMSAFALGRLAQDSHNQAGIAHSGGLGPLLKLLDSRNGSLQHNAAFALYGLADNEDNVSDFIRVGGIQKLQDGEFIVQATKDCVSKTLKRLEEKIHGRVLRHLLYLMRISEKSIQRRVALALAHLCSPEDQRTIFIDENGLELLLGLLGSTNTKQQLDGAAALYKLANKSMALSPVDAAPPSPTQRVYLGEQYVNSATLSDVTFLVEGRRFYAHRICLLASSDAFRAMFDGGYREKDARDIEIPNIKWEVFELMMRFIYTGSVDITIEISQDLLRAADQYLLEGLKRLCEYTIAQDITLENIGGMYDLSEAFHAMSLRQACILFILEHFDKLSTMHGQNQLVQRTIPEIREYFCRALTKSTTNLQGLRL; from the exons ATGGAGCAACAACAACCGGAGAGGCGAGAAGGCCGAAGCTTCCCCGAGCGCAAGGGACAGAAGAGAAAGCTAGAGGAAGGAGCAGCCGCCGCCGCAGAGGATCGAGAGATCTCCACCTCAACCACCACCGACGGCGGCGGCGATGCGATTCTCAACGAAATCGCTGCTCAAGTCTCCGTTCTAAACTCCGCCTTCTCATGGCAAGAGTCCGATCGCGCTGCGGCGAAGCGCGCCACTCAAGTCCTCGCCGAGCTCGCTAAAAACG CAGAGGATTTAGTGAACGTGATTGTTGATGGAGGAGCTGTTCCAGCTCTTATGACGCATCTACAAGCGCCGCCGTACATCGACGGAGACTTGGCTCAGAAGCCGTTTGAACATGAGGTTGAGAAGGGGAGCGCCTTTGCTCTTGGTCTACTTGCAATTAAG CCAGAGTATCAGAAGCTGATAGTGGACAAAGGTGCTTTACCTCATCTCGTTAATCTGTTGAAGAGAAGCAAAGATTGTTCTACTTCCCGAGCTGTTAATAGTGTTATCAGAAGAGCGGCTGATGCTATCACCAATCTTGCTCACGAGAACAGCAGCATCAAGACTCGTGTTAG GCTCGAAGGCGGTATTCCACCTCTCGTTGATTTGCTTGAGTTTTCTGATTCAAAGGTTCAGCGAGCAGCAGCCGGGGCGTTGAGAACCCTTGCGTTTAAAAACGATGATAACAAGAACCAG ATTGTCGAATGCAGTGCTCTTCCCAAGCTCATTCTTATGTTAGGATCAGAGGATGCTGCTATACATTATGAAGCG GTTGGAGTTATCGGCAATCTAGTACATTCTTCTCCAAACATTAAAAAAGAGGTTCTTTCTGCTGGGGCGTTGCAACCTGTCATTGGTCTTCTCAG TTCATGTTGCCCTGAGAGTCAAAGAGAGGCGGCTTTATTACTTGGACAGTTTGCGTCGACTGATTCCGATTGTAAG GTGCACATTGTGCAAAGGGGTGCTGTCCGTCCTTTGATTGAGATGCTTCAGTCACCTGACGTGCAGTTGAAAGAAATGTCGGCCTTTGCACTGGGTAGATTGGCGCAG GATTCTCACAATCAAGCTGGTATTGCCCATAGTGGTGGTTTAGGACCTTTGTTGAAGCTTCTTGATTCAAGAAATGGATCCCTGCAACACAACGCCGCATTTGCTCTCTATGGCCTTGCCGATAATGAG GATAATGTATCAGATTTTATCAGGGTGGGAGGTATCCAGAAGCTACAGGATGGAGAGTTTATAGTTCAG GCAACTAAAGATTGTGTCTCCAAAACACTGAAGAGATTGGAGGAGAAGATTCATGGAAGA GTTCTTAGACATCTGTTGTACCTAATGCGCATTTCTGAAAAGTCTATCCAAAGACGGGTTGCTCTTGCTCTTGCTCATCTCTGTTCACCAGAAGATCAGAGAACCATATTCATAGATGAAAATG GGTTGGAGTTGCTACTTGGTCTTCTTGGTTCTACGAACACTAAACAGCAACTTGATGGCGCTGCAGCATTGTACAAATTAGCAAATAAATCTATGGCACTTTCTCCAGTTGATGCTGCTCCCCCTTCTCCAACACAAAGG GTTTATCTCGGAGAGCAGTATGTAAATAGTGCCACGCTGTCTGATGTAACTTTTCTAGTCGAAG GAAGGAGATTCTATGCACACAGAATATGTCTCCTGGCATCTTCAGATGCATTTCGCGCAATGTTTGATGGTGGTTACAGA GAAAAGGACGCTAGAGATATTGAGATTCCTAATATCAAGTGGGAGGTTTTTGAGTTAATGATGAG GTTTATATACACTGGATCCGTCGACATAACAATTGAGATATCACAAGATCTTCTAAGAGCAGCGGATCAGTATCTATTGGAGGGGCTAAAGCGGCTCTGTGAATACACAATTGCTCAG GATATAACGTTGGAAAACATAGGAGGCATGTACGATCTCTCAGAAGCATTCCATGCAATGTCGCTGAGGCAAGCTTGTATCCTGTTCATCCTGGAGCATTTCGATAAACTGAGCACAATGCATGG GCAAAACCAGCTGGTACAGAGAACAATACCAGAGATAAGAGAGTACTTTTGTAGAGCTCTAACAAAGTCTACGACAAACCTGCAAGGCCTGAGgctgtaa
- the LOC106371817 gene encoding ARM REPEAT PROTEIN INTERACTING WITH ABF2 isoform X2 has translation MEQQQPERREGRSFPERKGQKRKLEEGAAAAAEDREISTSTTTDGGGDAILNEIAAQVSVLNSAFSWQESDRAAAKRATQVLAELAKNEDLVNVIVDGGAVPALMTHLQAPPYIDGDLAQKPFEHEVEKGSAFALGLLAIKPEYQKLIVDKGALPHLVNLLKRSKDCSTSRAVNSVIRRAADAITNLAHENSSIKTRVRLEGGIPPLVDLLEFSDSKVQRAAAGALRTLAFKNDDNKNQIVECSALPKLILMLGSEDAAIHYEAVGVIGNLVHSSPNIKKEVLSAGALQPVIGLLSSCCPESQREAALLLGQFASTDSDCKVHIVQRGAVRPLIEMLQSPDVQLKEMSAFALGRLAQDSHNQAGIAHSGGLGPLLKLLDSRNGSLQHNAAFALYGLADNEDNVSDFIRVGGIQKLQDGEFIVQATKDCVSKTLKRLEEKIHGRVLRHLLYLMRISEKSIQRRVALALAHLCSPEDQRTIFIDENGLELLLGLLGSTNTKQQLDGAAALYKLANKSMALSPVDAAPPSPTQRVYLGEQYVNSATLSDVTFLVEGRRFYAHRICLLASSDAFRAMFDGGYREKDARDIEIPNIKWEVFELMMRFIYTGSVDITIEISQDLLRAADQYLLEGLKRLCEYTIAQDITLENIGGMYDLSEAFHAMSLRQACILFILEHFDKLSTMHGQNQLVQRTIPEIREYFCRALTKSTTNLQGLRL, from the exons ATGGAGCAACAACAACCGGAGAGGCGAGAAGGCCGAAGCTTCCCCGAGCGCAAGGGACAGAAGAGAAAGCTAGAGGAAGGAGCAGCCGCCGCCGCAGAGGATCGAGAGATCTCCACCTCAACCACCACCGACGGCGGCGGCGATGCGATTCTCAACGAAATCGCTGCTCAAGTCTCCGTTCTAAACTCCGCCTTCTCATGGCAAGAGTCCGATCGCGCTGCGGCGAAGCGCGCCACTCAAGTCCTCGCCGAGCTCGCTAAAAACG AGGATTTAGTGAACGTGATTGTTGATGGAGGAGCTGTTCCAGCTCTTATGACGCATCTACAAGCGCCGCCGTACATCGACGGAGACTTGGCTCAGAAGCCGTTTGAACATGAGGTTGAGAAGGGGAGCGCCTTTGCTCTTGGTCTACTTGCAATTAAG CCAGAGTATCAGAAGCTGATAGTGGACAAAGGTGCTTTACCTCATCTCGTTAATCTGTTGAAGAGAAGCAAAGATTGTTCTACTTCCCGAGCTGTTAATAGTGTTATCAGAAGAGCGGCTGATGCTATCACCAATCTTGCTCACGAGAACAGCAGCATCAAGACTCGTGTTAG GCTCGAAGGCGGTATTCCACCTCTCGTTGATTTGCTTGAGTTTTCTGATTCAAAGGTTCAGCGAGCAGCAGCCGGGGCGTTGAGAACCCTTGCGTTTAAAAACGATGATAACAAGAACCAG ATTGTCGAATGCAGTGCTCTTCCCAAGCTCATTCTTATGTTAGGATCAGAGGATGCTGCTATACATTATGAAGCG GTTGGAGTTATCGGCAATCTAGTACATTCTTCTCCAAACATTAAAAAAGAGGTTCTTTCTGCTGGGGCGTTGCAACCTGTCATTGGTCTTCTCAG TTCATGTTGCCCTGAGAGTCAAAGAGAGGCGGCTTTATTACTTGGACAGTTTGCGTCGACTGATTCCGATTGTAAG GTGCACATTGTGCAAAGGGGTGCTGTCCGTCCTTTGATTGAGATGCTTCAGTCACCTGACGTGCAGTTGAAAGAAATGTCGGCCTTTGCACTGGGTAGATTGGCGCAG GATTCTCACAATCAAGCTGGTATTGCCCATAGTGGTGGTTTAGGACCTTTGTTGAAGCTTCTTGATTCAAGAAATGGATCCCTGCAACACAACGCCGCATTTGCTCTCTATGGCCTTGCCGATAATGAG GATAATGTATCAGATTTTATCAGGGTGGGAGGTATCCAGAAGCTACAGGATGGAGAGTTTATAGTTCAG GCAACTAAAGATTGTGTCTCCAAAACACTGAAGAGATTGGAGGAGAAGATTCATGGAAGA GTTCTTAGACATCTGTTGTACCTAATGCGCATTTCTGAAAAGTCTATCCAAAGACGGGTTGCTCTTGCTCTTGCTCATCTCTGTTCACCAGAAGATCAGAGAACCATATTCATAGATGAAAATG GGTTGGAGTTGCTACTTGGTCTTCTTGGTTCTACGAACACTAAACAGCAACTTGATGGCGCTGCAGCATTGTACAAATTAGCAAATAAATCTATGGCACTTTCTCCAGTTGATGCTGCTCCCCCTTCTCCAACACAAAGG GTTTATCTCGGAGAGCAGTATGTAAATAGTGCCACGCTGTCTGATGTAACTTTTCTAGTCGAAG GAAGGAGATTCTATGCACACAGAATATGTCTCCTGGCATCTTCAGATGCATTTCGCGCAATGTTTGATGGTGGTTACAGA GAAAAGGACGCTAGAGATATTGAGATTCCTAATATCAAGTGGGAGGTTTTTGAGTTAATGATGAG GTTTATATACACTGGATCCGTCGACATAACAATTGAGATATCACAAGATCTTCTAAGAGCAGCGGATCAGTATCTATTGGAGGGGCTAAAGCGGCTCTGTGAATACACAATTGCTCAG GATATAACGTTGGAAAACATAGGAGGCATGTACGATCTCTCAGAAGCATTCCATGCAATGTCGCTGAGGCAAGCTTGTATCCTGTTCATCCTGGAGCATTTCGATAAACTGAGCACAATGCATGG GCAAAACCAGCTGGTACAGAGAACAATACCAGAGATAAGAGAGTACTTTTGTAGAGCTCTAACAAAGTCTACGACAAACCTGCAAGGCCTGAGgctgtaa
- the LOC106371818 gene encoding RAN GTPase-activating protein 2: MADTLDSRPHTFSIKLWPPSLPTRQALIERMTNNLSSKTIFTDKFGSLTKDQAMENAKRIEDVAFSTANLQFEREPDGDGGSAVQLYAKECSKMILEVLKKGPVCKAEEVSSASPCKETVFDISKDKRAFIEAEEAEELLKPLKEPGNGYTKICFSNRSFGLGAARVAEPILASLKDQLKVVDLSDFVAGRPEAEALEVMNIFSSALEGSVLSSLNLSDNALGEKGVRAFGTLLKSLSSLEELYLMNDGISKEAAQAVSELIPSTEKLRVLHFHNNMTGDEGAVAISEVVKRSPLLENFRCSSTRVGEGGGIALSEALENCTLMKKLDLRDNMFGTEAGVSLSKTLSRFSHLTEVYLSYLNLEDEGAIAIANALKDSAAPIEVLEMAGNDITVEAASAIAACVAAKQDLNKLNLSENELKDEGCVQIAKTVEEDHLKLQYIDMSNNYIRRAGARALAQVVAKKEGFKLLNIDGNIISEEGIEEVKEILKKTPEVLGALDENDPDGEEEEEDDEEDEEKEGEGNDELESKLKKLEVNEDD, translated from the coding sequence ATGGCTGATACACTTGATTCCCGACCTCACACATTCTCCATCAAACTCTGGCCACCGAGTCTACCCACAAGGCAAGCTCTCATCGAGCGCATGACCAACAACCTCTCTTCCAAAACCATTTTCACCGACAAGTTTGGCAGCTTAACCAAAGACCAGGCCATGGAGAACGCCAAAAGGATCGAGGACGTTGCCTTCTCCACCGCTAACCTACAGTTCGAGAGGGAGCCTGACGGTGACGGCGGCTCAGCTGTTCAGCTCTACGCCAAAGAATGCAGTAAGATGATCTTAGAAGTCCTCAAGAAAGGCCCTGTTTGTAAGGCTGAAGAAGTATCTTCTGCTTCTCCTTGTAAGGAAACTGTTTTCGATATTTCGAAAGACAAAAGGGCTTTTATTGAGGCAGAGGAGGCTGAGGAGCTTCTCAAACCGTTGAAGGAGCCTGGGAATGGTTACACTAAGATATGTTTTAGCAATAGGAGTTTCGGGTTAGGAGCTGCACGTGTCGCTGAGCCTATCTTGGCCTCTCTGAAAGACCAGCTTAAGGTTGTTGACTTGTCGGACTTCGTCGCTGGGAGACCTGAGGCTGAAGCTCTTGAGGTTATGAATATATTCTCTAGTGCCCTGGAAGGGAGCGTTCTCTCGTCTCTCAACTTATCAGACAACGCGTTGGGTGAGAAGGGTGTTAGAGCGTTTGGGACGCTCTTGAAATCTCTGAGCTCTTTGGAAGAGCTTTATCTGATGAACGATGGCATCTCTAAAGAAGCTGCACAAGCTGTCTCCGAGTTGATTCCTTCAACAGAGAAGTTGAGGGTCTTGCATTTTCATAACAACATGACGGGTGATGAAGGAGCGGTTGCGATCTCAGAGGTTGTGAAGCGTTCACCGCTGCTGGAGAATTTCAGATGTTCTTCAACAAGAGTTGGTGAAGGAGGAGGGATTGCTTTGTCGGAAGCACTTGAGAATTGTACTCTTATGAAGAAACTCGATCTGAGGGATAATATGTTTGGCACAGAAGCTGGAGTTTCTCTGAGCAAGACTCTTTCAAGGTTCAGTCATTTGACTGAGGTTTACTTGAGTTATCTAAACCTAGAGGACGAAGGTGCCATAGCCATAGCAAACGCTCTCAAGGACTCTGCTGCGCCCATTGAGGTTCTTGAGATGGCGGGAAATGACATAACAGTTGAAGCCGCTTCAGCTATAGCGGCCTGTGTGGCGGCGAAACAGGATCTGAACAAGTTGAATTTGTCTGAGAATGAGCTGAAAGATGAGGGGTGTGTCCAGATTGCAAAGACTGTGGAAGAGGATCATTTGAAACTGCAGTACATTGATATGAGCAACAATTATATAAGAAGAGCTGGAGCACGGGCCTTGGCTCAGGTTGTTGCTAAGAAAGAAGGCTTCAAGTTGTTGAACATCGACGGGAATATCATATCAGAGGAAGGCATTGAGGAAGTTAAAGAGATATTGAAGAAGACACCGGAGGTACTTGGAGCATTGGACGAGAATGATCctgatggagaagaagaggaagaagatgatgaggaagatgaagagaagGAAGGTGAAGGGAATGATGAGTTGGAATCGAAGCTGAAGAAGCTTGAAGTTAATGAGGATGATTAA
- the LOC106370469 gene encoding uncharacterized protein LOC106370469, protein MSSRMRSSSYLKPPLPKSPIRLRSRQVLLSNSSSSSTLKTPPGVTKPGRRLSHGDAEAKLPIESEDVKTRAEASNLQNLAADSAPVLFERGRFYEEYSARRNERLKRKSGGEESVVKGVEPTTTKRRGTTVESMSMTKENKKPPLPLPIDVVVTSSKKKSVTTTTITMRGRRI, encoded by the exons ATGTCGTCGAGGATGAGATCATCTTCTTACCTGAAACCACCGCTTCCCAAATCTCCGATCCGTCTCCGATCACGCCAAGTCCTCCTCTccaactcttcttcttcctccactcTGAAAACACCACCAG GTGTGACGAAGCCGGGACGAAGGTTAAGCCATGGAGATGCGGAAGCTAAGCTCCCGATCGAGTCAGAGGATGTGAAAACCAGAGCTGAGGCGTCGAATCTGCAGAATTTGGCTGCAGATTCGGCTCCTGTGTTGTTCGAGAGAGGAAGGTTCTACGAGGAGTATTCGGCGAGGAGGAACGAGAGACTGAAGAGGAAGAGCGGAGGAGAAGAATCTGTAGTCAAAGGAGTCGAGCCTACGACCACCAAGAGAAGAGGAACCACTGTTGAAAGCATGAGCATGACCAAGGAGAACAAGAagcctcctcttcctcttcctatTGATGTTGTTGTAACTAGTTCCAAGAAGAAAAGTGTTACTACTACTACTATTACTATGAGGGGTAGGAGAATCTGA